A section of the Chryseobacterium ginsenosidimutans genome encodes:
- a CDS encoding DinB family protein, whose amino-acid sequence MDTPKSKKLEIIIPAFRGHSQNFLMVLDGISEEDAVKRIENRTNHIVWMVGNFLDMRYALGFVLGLKEEFEFKDFFFQGKALDESLNYPALQQLKESFHKISPLVYNRLLEVSDEELDKAFPMGMNIDFFPETVLNFVGMCIGREDYLSGQIGLMRRILGYEGMKYDFDKNLKY is encoded by the coding sequence ATGGACACTCCAAAATCAAAAAAATTAGAAATCATTATTCCTGCATTCCGCGGTCACAGTCAGAATTTCCTGATGGTTCTTGATGGAATTTCGGAAGAGGATGCAGTAAAAAGAATTGAAAACAGAACCAACCATATCGTTTGGATGGTCGGAAATTTTCTCGATATGCGTTATGCTTTGGGATTTGTTTTAGGACTTAAGGAAGAGTTTGAATTTAAAGATTTTTTCTTTCAGGGAAAAGCATTGGATGAAAGTCTAAATTATCCGGCTTTACAGCAATTAAAAGAGAGTTTTCATAAAATTTCACCTCTTGTTTATAATAGGTTGTTGGAAGTTTCTGATGAAGAATTAGACAAAGCTTTTCCGATGGGAATGAACATTGATTTTTTCCCTGAAACAGTTCTCAATTTTGTCGGAATGTGCATCGGTCGTGAAGATTATCTGAGCGGACAAATAGGATTAATGCGCAGAATACTTGGCTATGAAGGAATGAAATACGATTTTGATAAAAATTTAAAATACTAA
- a CDS encoding VOC family protein translates to MKINQIYVNLPVKDIQKTKEFWTKIGFSINEQISDEKAVCVVMNDNIYVMFLTEEYFQTFSERPVPKGDTTQVLVAIGLNSREEVDQVVNAAVENGAYQHEEAQDHGWMYQNSFWDIDGHGWNVIFVDASQFPQA, encoded by the coding sequence ATGAAAATCAATCAAATCTATGTCAATCTTCCGGTTAAAGATATTCAGAAAACGAAAGAATTCTGGACAAAAATCGGATTCTCTATTAACGAACAAATTTCGGATGAAAAAGCAGTTTGTGTAGTGATGAACGATAATATTTATGTCATGTTTTTGACGGAAGAATATTTCCAGACTTTTTCGGAAAGACCTGTTCCAAAGGGTGATACTACTCAGGTTTTGGTGGCTATCGGCTTAAACAGCCGCGAAGAAGTCGATCAGGTGGTAAATGCTGCTGTTGAAAACGGTGCTTATCAACATGAAGAAGCTCAGGATCACGGATGGATGTACCAAAATTCTTTTTGGGATATCGACGGACACGGCTGGAATGTAATATTTGTAGATGCTTCCCAATTTCCTCAAGCATAG
- a CDS encoding Crp/Fnr family transcriptional regulator gives MTNKALEICYDFPFFLDEELEEIFQAHKKIFFHKGDFILEEGKTANEYFILEKGLARSYVNDFNGNEVTTHFFTENEIIIDVLSLFQRSASQENIVCITDCECWIFDFDTFQELFHKIPNLREWGRSWMSQQLFAYKQRSVEMFTLSATKRYLNLLKQKCQVVQFAPLKQIASYLGVTDTSLSRIRKELVSHPKKI, from the coding sequence ATGACGAATAAAGCCTTAGAAATCTGTTATGATTTTCCATTTTTCCTGGATGAGGAGCTCGAAGAAATATTTCAGGCTCATAAAAAAATATTTTTCCATAAAGGCGATTTTATTCTTGAAGAAGGGAAAACTGCAAACGAATACTTTATTTTGGAGAAGGGTTTGGCTCGGTCATATGTCAATGATTTTAATGGAAACGAGGTAACCACGCACTTTTTTACAGAAAACGAAATTATTATTGATGTCTTGTCGCTTTTCCAAAGAAGTGCATCTCAGGAAAATATCGTTTGCATTACAGATTGTGAATGTTGGATATTTGATTTTGATACTTTTCAGGAATTATTTCATAAAATCCCAAACCTAAGAGAATGGGGAAGATCATGGATGTCACAGCAGCTTTTTGCTTACAAACAGCGCTCTGTTGAAATGTTTACACTTTCCGCAACAAAACGTTATCTTAATTTATTAAAACAAAAATGTCAGGTCGTACAATTTGCTCCGTTAAAGCAAATCGCCTCATATCTGGGAGTTACAGATACTTCTTTAAGCAGAATTCGTAAGGAATTGGTTTCTCATCCAAAGAAAATTTAA
- a CDS encoding DUF763 domain-containing protein yields the protein MKRSGTADLPLHYGKVPPWLYERMSILGLSIIEVILVDYGKDEVLRRLADPFWFQSFGAVMGMDWHSSGITTSVMGALKRSINPNSQSLGLYICGGKGKFSRDTPSELLQIADKTGLNGTELVRASKLSAKVDNTAIQDGYQLYLHNFILSDNGNWSVVQQGMHESDGTARRYHWHSENIKSFIEEPHTGINGISRGEILNLTDSEASGNRKGILDISHTDSAEIMSDFSRLILPNHHDVQASDVDLKRLGALLYVTREQQPQNFEDLLMLKGVGPRTMQSLALVSEVIHGAPSRFKDPARFSFAHGGKDGHPFPVPTKVYDESIQILKSGIEKSKLGNSDKLKTLNKLHQIVEATEKEFTPNFDIQEVIEEERQNSWRFGGKTVFGDAQKPSNPKPIQLSLF from the coding sequence ATGAAACGTTCCGGAACAGCAGATTTACCCTTACACTATGGCAAAGTACCGCCATGGCTGTATGAACGTATGTCTATTCTTGGGCTTTCGATTATTGAAGTAATCCTGGTAGATTACGGAAAAGATGAAGTTCTTCGTCGGCTTGCTGATCCTTTTTGGTTTCAAAGTTTTGGAGCAGTAATGGGAATGGACTGGCATTCTTCAGGCATTACAACTTCTGTCATGGGTGCTTTAAAACGATCTATCAATCCCAATTCTCAATCGCTTGGACTTTATATTTGTGGCGGAAAAGGTAAATTCTCAAGAGATACGCCTTCGGAATTACTTCAGATTGCAGATAAAACAGGCTTAAACGGAACCGAATTGGTAAGAGCCAGTAAACTTTCCGCAAAGGTTGATAATACTGCGATTCAGGATGGTTATCAATTGTATTTGCACAATTTTATTTTGTCAGATAACGGAAACTGGAGCGTCGTTCAACAGGGAATGCATGAATCCGATGGTACAGCAAGACGTTATCACTGGCATTCGGAAAATATAAAATCCTTTATTGAAGAGCCTCACACGGGAATTAATGGCATTTCAAGAGGTGAAATTTTGAACTTAACAGATTCAGAAGCTTCAGGAAACCGAAAAGGTATTTTGGATATTTCACACACCGATTCCGCGGAAATTATGAGTGATTTTTCAAGATTAATTCTTCCCAATCATCATGATGTTCAGGCTTCTGATGTAGATTTAAAACGTTTAGGTGCGCTTTTGTATGTGACGAGAGAACAGCAACCTCAGAATTTCGAAGATTTATTAATGCTAAAAGGTGTCGGTCCGCGAACGATGCAGTCACTCGCTTTGGTGAGTGAGGTGATTCACGGTGCACCTTCAAGATTCAAAGATCCGGCGAGGTTTTCCTTTGCTCATGGCGGGAAAGACGGGCATCCGTTTCCTGTTCCGACTAAAGTTTATGATGAAAGCATTCAAATTCTTAAGTCAGGAATTGAAAAATCCAAGCTTGGAAATTCAGATAAATTAAAAACGTTAAACAAACTTCATCAGATTGTTGAAGCAACGGAAAAAGAATTCACCCCAAATTTTGATATTCAGGAAGTTATTGAAGAAGAACGGCAAAACTCATGGCGTTTTGGTGGGAAAACTGTTTTTGGAGATGCTCAGAAACCTTCCAATCCAAAACCTATTCAGCTTTCTTTGTTTTAA
- a CDS encoding VOC family protein, with amino-acid sequence MVKRIVTNIKAEDLSKADHFYHDILGLETVMNHGWIKTFGSDEEAKVQISFAIQGGNDTEVPDLSIGVDNVDEMYEQIKNSEFEIIYEITNEDWGVRRFFVKDPFGKLVNILSHQ; translated from the coding sequence ATGGTAAAAAGAATCGTTACAAATATCAAAGCTGAAGATCTGTCAAAAGCAGATCATTTTTATCATGATATTTTAGGTCTTGAAACGGTAATGAATCATGGCTGGATCAAAACTTTCGGGAGTGACGAAGAAGCGAAAGTTCAGATTAGTTTTGCAATTCAGGGCGGAAATGACACGGAAGTTCCTGATCTTTCTATTGGAGTTGATAATGTTGATGAAATGTATGAACAAATTAAGAATTCAGAATTTGAAATTATTTATGAGATTACCAATGAAGATTGGGGAGTTCGCAGGTTCTTTGTCAAGGATCCGTTTGGGAAATTAGTTAATATTTTATCACATCAATAA
- the tpx gene encoding thiol peroxidase: protein MSNITLKGNEVHTIGTLPAVGTTVKDFALVDSGLSVKTLENFEGKKKVFNIFPSIDTPTCASSARKFNEEASNLENTVVINVSKDLPFALTRFCAAEGLNNIETLSDFRGTFGDDYEVTITDSPMKGLLSRAVIVTDENNKVVYTEQVSEIANEPNYSAAIEALK from the coding sequence ATGTCAAATATTACTTTAAAAGGAAACGAAGTACATACAATAGGAACTTTACCGGCAGTAGGAACAACTGTAAAAGATTTTGCTTTGGTAGATTCCGGTTTAAGTGTAAAAACTCTTGAGAACTTTGAAGGAAAGAAAAAAGTTTTCAATATTTTCCCAAGTATTGATACACCGACTTGTGCATCTTCTGCAAGAAAATTCAACGAAGAAGCTTCAAACCTTGAGAATACTGTTGTAATCAATGTTTCAAAAGACCTTCCTTTTGCTTTGACAAGATTTTGTGCTGCAGAAGGGTTAAATAATATTGAAACACTTTCAGATTTCAGAGGCACTTTTGGTGATGATTATGAGGTGACAATTACAGATTCTCCGATGAAAGGTCTTTTGAGCCGTGCTGTAATCGTAACTGACGAGAACAATAAAGTGGTTTATACTGAACAGGTTTCAGAAATTGCCAACGAACCAAATTATAGTGCAGCAATTGAAGCATTAAAATAA
- a CDS encoding NADP-dependent isocitrate dehydrogenase, translating to MSDKSKIYYTLTDEAPMLATHSFLPIVKAFTKSANIEIAVPDISLAGRILANFPEFLKDDQKINDALAQLGELATQPDANIIKLPNISASAPQLDAAIAELQSKGFAVPNYPAEPKNDEEKAIKAKYAKVLGSAVNPVLREGNSDRRAPKAVKNYAKANPHRMGDWASDSKTDVAHMDNGDFYGTETSTTLENATKYKIVFKGNDGAETLLKDFAGLQAGEIIDSSVMNLNALRAFVKEAIEEAKNKNVLLSAHLKATMMKISDPIIFGAIVETFFKDVFAKYAETFKSLDVNPNNGLADLFDKIKGNAQEAEIKADIETALANGPRVAMVNSDKGITNFHVPSDIIVDASMAALVRGGGKMWNKEGKEEDTVCIIPDRSYAGFYQSVIDDMKAHGKLDPTTMGSVPNVGLMAQKAEEYGSHDKTFQASADGTIEVQDEAGSVLLSQKVEKGDIFRMCQTKDAPIQDWVKLAVNRARLSDTPAIFWLDKGRAHDREIIKKVEKYLADYDTNGLDIKILDVKDAMTETLKRAREGKDTISVSGNVLRDYLTDLFPILELGTSAKMLSIVPLMNGGGLFETGAGGSAPKHIEQFLEEGYLRWDSLGEFLALQASLEHLAQTQGNTKAQVLADALDEANAKFLATDKSPARKVGQIDNRGSHFYLAMYWAEALANQTADAELAQQFAPVAEALLESEEVINSELIGAQGKPQNIDGYYKTDTFKTYEAMRPSTVLNEIIDGI from the coding sequence ATGTCAGACAAATCAAAAATCTATTACACCCTTACGGATGAGGCTCCAATGTTGGCTACACACTCGTTCTTACCTATCGTAAAGGCATTTACAAAATCAGCAAATATTGAGATCGCTGTTCCGGATATTTCTTTGGCAGGAAGAATCTTAGCAAACTTCCCGGAATTTTTGAAAGATGATCAGAAAATTAATGATGCTCTAGCTCAATTGGGTGAATTGGCTACTCAACCGGATGCAAACATTATCAAATTACCTAATATTTCAGCTTCTGCACCTCAATTAGATGCAGCTATTGCTGAATTACAGTCTAAAGGTTTCGCAGTTCCAAATTATCCTGCAGAGCCTAAAAATGATGAGGAAAAAGCAATCAAAGCTAAATATGCCAAAGTATTGGGAAGTGCTGTAAACCCTGTATTAAGAGAAGGAAACTCTGACAGACGTGCTCCAAAAGCTGTTAAAAACTATGCAAAAGCAAACCCTCACAGAATGGGTGACTGGGCTTCTGACAGTAAAACTGACGTTGCTCATATGGACAACGGAGATTTCTACGGAACAGAAACTTCTACTACTCTTGAGAATGCTACAAAATATAAAATCGTTTTCAAAGGAAATGATGGTGCTGAAACTTTATTAAAAGATTTCGCAGGTCTTCAGGCAGGAGAAATTATCGATTCTTCTGTTATGAATTTAAACGCTTTGAGAGCTTTTGTAAAAGAAGCTATCGAAGAAGCTAAAAATAAAAATGTACTTCTTTCTGCTCACTTAAAGGCTACGATGATGAAAATCTCCGATCCTATTATTTTTGGGGCGATCGTAGAAACTTTCTTTAAAGATGTTTTTGCTAAATATGCTGAAACGTTCAAGTCTTTAGATGTTAATCCCAACAACGGTCTTGCTGATCTTTTTGATAAAATCAAGGGAAATGCTCAGGAAGCTGAGATTAAAGCGGATATTGAAACGGCTTTGGCAAACGGACCAAGAGTGGCAATGGTAAATTCTGATAAAGGAATTACGAATTTCCACGTTCCTTCTGACATTATTGTTGATGCATCTATGGCTGCTTTAGTAAGAGGCGGAGGAAAAATGTGGAACAAAGAAGGAAAAGAAGAAGATACAGTTTGTATCATTCCGGACCGTTCTTATGCAGGTTTTTATCAGTCTGTAATTGATGACATGAAAGCACACGGAAAATTAGATCCTACAACAATGGGTTCTGTTCCGAATGTTGGTTTAATGGCTCAAAAAGCTGAAGAGTATGGATCTCATGACAAAACTTTCCAGGCTTCTGCTGACGGAACAATTGAAGTTCAGGACGAAGCAGGAAGCGTTCTCCTTTCTCAGAAAGTAGAAAAAGGTGATATCTTCAGAATGTGTCAGACTAAAGATGCTCCAATCCAGGACTGGGTAAAATTAGCGGTAAACAGAGCCAGATTATCTGATACACCTGCAATTTTCTGGCTAGACAAAGGAAGAGCTCACGACAGGGAAATCATCAAAAAAGTAGAAAAATATCTTGCAGATTATGATACAAACGGACTTGACATTAAAATTCTTGATGTAAAAGACGCAATGACTGAGACGTTGAAAAGAGCAAGAGAAGGAAAAGATACAATTTCTGTTTCAGGAAACGTATTGAGAGATTATTTAACAGACCTTTTCCCTATTCTAGAGCTTGGAACTTCTGCAAAAATGCTTTCTATCGTTCCATTAATGAACGGTGGTGGCTTGTTCGAAACCGGTGCGGGAGGTTCTGCTCCAAAACATATTGAACAATTCTTAGAAGAAGGCTATTTAAGATGGGATTCTTTAGGTGAATTCTTAGCTCTACAGGCTTCTTTGGAACATTTAGCACAAACACAAGGGAATACGAAAGCTCAGGTTTTGGCTGATGCATTAGATGAAGCAAATGCTAAATTCTTGGCTACAGATAAATCTCCTGCAAGAAAAGTTGGACAAATCGATAACAGAGGTTCTCACTTCTATCTGGCAATGTATTGGGCGGAAGCTTTGGCAAATCAAACTGCTGATGCTGAATTAGCTCAACAATTTGCTCCGGTTGCAGAAGCATTGCTGGAAAGCGAAGAAGTGATTAATTCTGAATTAATTGGTGCTCAAGGTAAGCCTCAAAATATTGATGGTTACTACAAAACTGATACTTTCAAAACGTATGAGGCAATGAGACCAAGCACAGTGCTAAATGAAATTATTGACGGAATTTAA
- a CDS encoding winged helix-turn-helix transcriptional regulator produces MERDQTEELRALQDTLYFIGGKWRIPVINAICNGNKRFREIERSIPGITTRMLSKELKDMELNKLVKRNVYPDTPVLIEYVPTEYCRTFGNIIAEMINWGREHRKVIVEDKI; encoded by the coding sequence ATGGAAAGAGATCAAACCGAAGAGTTGAGAGCATTACAGGATACTCTTTATTTCATTGGAGGAAAGTGGAGAATTCCTGTTATTAATGCCATTTGTAACGGTAACAAACGTTTCCGTGAAATTGAAAGAAGCATCCCCGGAATTACCACAAGAATGCTTTCAAAGGAGTTGAAAGACATGGAGTTGAATAAGTTGGTAAAACGAAATGTTTACCCCGATACACCTGTTTTAATTGAGTATGTTCCAACAGAATATTGCCGAACTTTTGGGAATATTATTGCAGAAATGATTAATTGGGGAAGGGAGCATCGGAAAGTTATTGTGGAGGATAAAATTTAA
- a CDS encoding SDR family oxidoreductase, protein MNTFNNKLAIVTGGNSGIGYATAKELIAEGAKVIITGRRKEAVEKAAEELGAIPFVADQSNLDDIDLLKKEVENKYGKVDILFINAGVTGGLIPIENMSVENFDNVMNINFRGAYFTLNKFIPLLNEGASVVFLSSIVATMYHANNSVYQASKAALNSIAKTAAVELAPRKIRVNMVSPGPTKTEIMYKAGLDETTLSGLDEWMISQIPLRKIGTAEDVAKAIVYLSDNNIASFMTGTEIVIDGGMVL, encoded by the coding sequence ATGAATACATTTAATAACAAACTAGCCATCGTAACCGGAGGAAACAGCGGAATCGGTTATGCAACTGCAAAAGAATTAATTGCAGAAGGTGCAAAAGTAATCATCACAGGAAGAAGAAAAGAAGCTGTGGAAAAAGCAGCTGAAGAATTGGGAGCTATCCCATTTGTGGCAGATCAGTCAAATCTTGATGATATCGACTTATTAAAAAAAGAAGTTGAAAATAAATATGGAAAAGTTGACATTTTATTTATCAATGCCGGAGTGACGGGAGGTTTAATTCCTATTGAAAATATGAGTGTTGAGAATTTTGACAATGTAATGAACATCAATTTCAGGGGAGCATATTTTACGTTGAATAAATTCATTCCGTTGTTGAATGAAGGAGCTTCTGTTGTCTTTTTGTCCTCAATTGTTGCAACAATGTATCACGCAAATAATTCCGTTTATCAAGCGAGTAAGGCAGCATTAAATTCAATTGCAAAAACAGCCGCCGTAGAATTGGCGCCAAGAAAAATTAGAGTGAATATGGTAAGTCCGGGACCTACAAAAACAGAAATTATGTATAAAGCAGGATTAGATGAAACTACTTTATCCGGACTTGACGAATGGATGATCAGCCAAATTCCTTTGAGAAAAATAGGAACGGCAGAAGATGTTGCCAAGGCAATTGTCTATCTATCTGACAATAATATTGCAAGTTTCATGACCGGAACTGAAATTGTAATTGATGGTGGAATGGTTTTATAG
- a CDS encoding heme-binding domain-containing protein, which produces MDSIKEKKKIKPIAVIFLAVLGIFISLQLFNKPLEGKPVAKKIEAPREVLTILENSCFNCHSNQQNLSWYDKIAPISWAVNKDVKRAKEALNFSEWNYSAGEHEGKMYAILNMMKSGKMPLHNYILLHPSAKITTKDVETIKKYTLSLSSVGPAKKEAKNIHQNIEIKGNNTHSKFPVSPNGVKYTDDYKNWKVISMSTLFDKSIRVIYGNNIAVKAIENEDFHPWPNGSIIVKSVWKQEKLADGEVRAGEFVNAQFMVKDSKKYTDTEGWGFAKFSGKDLHPTGKTASFAKESCIACHRQLAEKTGYLFDVPMKVNTERLIKNLQK; this is translated from the coding sequence ATGGACTCAATAAAAGAAAAAAAGAAAATAAAACCAATTGCTGTTATATTTCTGGCAGTTTTAGGAATTTTTATCTCTTTACAGCTTTTCAACAAACCATTAGAAGGAAAACCTGTTGCAAAAAAGATCGAAGCACCCCGCGAAGTTCTGACAATTTTGGAAAACTCTTGTTTTAACTGTCATTCAAATCAACAGAATCTAAGTTGGTATGATAAAATTGCACCAATTTCCTGGGCAGTGAATAAAGATGTAAAAAGAGCAAAGGAAGCTCTCAATTTTTCAGAATGGAATTATTCGGCAGGCGAACATGAGGGAAAAATGTACGCCATCTTAAATATGATGAAAAGTGGAAAAATGCCGCTCCACAATTATATATTACTCCATCCCTCTGCAAAAATTACAACAAAAGATGTTGAAACAATAAAAAAATATACACTTTCATTATCGAGTGTCGGTCCGGCAAAAAAAGAAGCAAAAAATATTCATCAAAATATTGAAATTAAAGGAAATAATACACATTCAAAATTTCCCGTTTCTCCAAACGGCGTAAAATATACAGACGATTACAAAAATTGGAAAGTAATCAGTATGAGTACACTTTTCGATAAATCAATACGTGTAATTTACGGAAATAACATTGCGGTAAAAGCCATTGAAAACGAAGATTTTCATCCTTGGCCAAATGGTAGCATTATTGTAAAATCTGTTTGGAAACAGGAAAAATTAGCAGACGGAGAAGTGAGAGCAGGAGAATTTGTCAATGCACAGTTTATGGTTAAAGATTCAAAAAAATACACCGATACTGAAGGTTGGGGATTTGCAAAATTTTCAGGAAAAGATCTTCATCCGACAGGAAAAACAGCATCCTTTGCCAAAGAATCATGCATCGCCTGTCATAGACAATTAGCCGAAAAAACAGGCTATTTATTTGATGTTCCAATGAAAGTAAATACAGAAAGATTAATTAAAAACCTTCAGAAATAA